One segment of Brassica napus cultivar Da-Ae chromosome C3, Da-Ae, whole genome shotgun sequence DNA contains the following:
- the LOC111204399 gene encoding potassium transporter 1-like yields MNQSPTVIEQGISRQHLKTVSCANVLTLAYQSLGVIYGDLSISPLYVYKTTFSGKLSLHEDDEEIFGVFSFIFWTFTLIALFKYVFIVLSADDNGEGGTFALYSLLCRYAKLSVLPNHQEMDEKLSTYATGSPGEARQSTAVKSFFEKHPKSQKCLLIFVLLGTCMAIGDSVLTPTISVLSAVSGVKLKIPELHENYVVIISCIILVAIFSVQRYGTHRVAFIFAPISTAWLLSISSIGVYNTIKWNPRIVSALSPVYMYKFLRSTGIEGWVSLGGVVLSITGVETMFADLGHFSSLSIKVAFSFFVYPCLILAYMGEAAFLSKHHEDIQRSFYKAIPEPVFWPVFIIATFAAVIGSQAVISATFSIISQCCALDCFPRVKIIHTSSKIHGQIYIPEVNWMLMCLCLAVTVGLRDTNMIGHAYGLAVTSVMLVTTCLMTLVMTIVWKQRTITVLAFLLCFGSIELLYFTSCVYKIPEGGWIPILLSLSFLVLMYIWNYGTTKKHEFDVENKVSIDRIIALGPSIGMVRVPGIGLVYTNLVTGVPAVFGHFVTNLPAFHRILVFVCVKSVQVPYVGEEERFVISRVGPKEYGMFRSVVRYGYRDVPREVYDFESRLVSAIVEFVETEPGGGEGSELRRRKEEILEIMEAKEAGAAYILGQSYAKAKQSSSVLKKLAVNVVFAFMSTNCRGTNVVLNVPHTPLLEVGMVYYV; encoded by the exons ATGAACCAATCACCCACTGTAATCGAACAGGGAATTTCCCGACAG CATTTGAAGACTGTTTCCTGTGCCAATGTTCTCACTTTGGCTTACCAAAGCCTTGGTGTAATCTATGGTGATCTCAGCATATCACCTCTCTATGTTTACAAAACAACTTTCTCTGGTAAACTAAGCCTCCACGAAGACGATGAAGAGATCTTTGGAGTGTTCTCTTTCATCTTCTGGACATTCACACTCATCGCTCTTTTCAAATACGTTTTCATTGTTCTATCAGCTGATGACAATGGAGAAG gtgGGACCTTTGCGTTGTACTCGCTTCTATGCAGGTATGCAAAGCTAAGCGTTTTACCAAATCATCAAGAAATGGATGAGAAACTATCAACTTATGCAACGGGAAGCCCTGGAGAGGCTAGACAGAGCACAGCGGTTAAATCTTTCTTTGAGAAACACCCAAAATCTCAAAAGTGCTTGTTGATCTTTGTGCTTTTAGGGACATGTATGGCTATCGGTGATAGTGTCCTCACTCCAACGATCTCAG TTCTTTCTGCTGTTTCTGGAGTCAAGCTCAAGATTCCTGAACTTCACGAGA ATTATGTTGTCATCATTTCTTGTATCATCTTGGTGGCGATATTCTCAGTGCAGCGTTATGGTACGCATAGAGTCGCCTTCATTTTCGCACCAATCTCCACAGCTTGGCTTCTCTCAATCAGCAGCATTGGAGTTTACAATACAATCAAATGGAACCCTCGTATAGTCTCTGCCCTTTCACCGGTTTACATGTATAAGTTCCTCAGAAGCACTGGCATAGAAGGGTGGGTTTCACTtggaggagttgttctttcaatCACTG GTGTTGAGACCATGTTTGCTGACTTAGGTCACTTCTCTTCCTTGTCCATAAAG GTGGCTTTCTCGTTCTTTGTATACCCATGTTTGATTCTTGCATACATGGGTGAGGCTGCATTTCTCTCTAAACACCACGAAGACATCCAGAGAAGCTTCTACAAGGCGATACCCg AGCCTGTGTTCTGGCCAGTGTTCATCATAGCTACATTCGCAGCTGTGATTGGAAGCCAAGCTGTCATATCCGCAACGTTTTCAATCATAAGTCAATGTTGTGCGCTTGATTGCTTTCCTAGGGTCAAGATCATTCACACTTCAAGCAAAatccatggacaaatttacatcCCTGAAGTAAACTGGATGTTAATGTGCCTTTGCTTGGCGGTCACGGTAGGGTTAAGAGACACTAACATGATCGGTCACGCATACG GGCTTGCTGTGACATCCGTGATGCTTGTAACCACATGTTTGATGACATTAGTAATGACAATCGTGTGGAAACAGAGAACCATTACAGTTCTTGCTTTCTTGCTCTGTTTCGGTTCCATAGAGCTTCTCTACTTCACGTCATGCGTTTACAAAATACCTGAAGGAGGATGGATCCCTATTCTCCTCTCCTTATCTTTCTTGGTGTTAATGTACATTTGGAACTACGGAACTACAAAGAAACATGAGTTCGACGTTGAGAATAAGGTCTCAATAGACCGGATCATCGCTTTAGGACCGAGTATCGGGATGGTGAGAGTTCCAGGGATCGGTTTGGTCTATACTAATCTAGTGACAGGAGTTCCAGCTGTGTTCGGACACTTCGTGACGAACCTGCCTGCCTTTCACAGGATTCTTGTCTTTGTATGCGTGAAGTCGGTTCAGGTTCCGTAcgttggagaagaagagaggttTGTGATAAGCAGAGTGGGGCCAAAGGAGTATGGGATGTTTAGAAGTGTGGTTAGGTATGGATACAGAGATGTTCCAAGGGAAGTGTATGATTTTGAGAGCCGGTTAGTGTCAGCTATTGTGGAGTTTGTTGAAACCGAACCGGGAGGTGGAGAAGGGTCTGAGCTGAGGAGAAGAAAGGAGGAGATTTTGGAGATAATGGAGGCGAAAGAGGCAGGAGCAGCGTATATATTGGGACAGTCTTACGCAAAGGCGAAGCAGTCTTCTTCCGTGTTGAAGAAGTTAGCGGTGAATGTTGTGTTTGCGTTTATGAGCACGAATTGCAGAGGAACGAATGTTGTTCTTAATGTTCCTCATACTCCTCTGCTTGAAGTTGGAATGGTTTATTATGTttag
- the LOC106452066 gene encoding F-box protein At2g35280-like: MQTLEAMPEDMRLLIVSKVGQNSPVDYFNTVLTCRSLSFRPDNPSVAKDLNLSPFVKKPLLSNQYESLMDACLKADNIDAHFVKGMIQFFQSQNQVLGLHHIHIASKSGHLQGRYIFGVLFMAIGETDKGIKIINDLPEEKGISLVED, from the coding sequence ATGCAGACCCTTGAGGCCATGCCTGAAGACATGCGTCTTCTAATAGTTTCGAAAGTAGGCCAAAACTCCCCCGTCGACTACTTCAATACGGTTTTGACATGCAGAAGCCTAAGCTTCCGTCCAGACAACCCCTCTGTTGCCAAAGATCTCAACCTCTCGCCTTTTGTTAAGAAGCCACTCCTATCCAATCAGTACGAATCATTAATGGACGCCTGCCTTAAAGCAGACAATATTGATGCTCACTTTGTAAAAGGTATGATTCAATTCTTCCAATCTCAAAATCAAGTCCTAGGTCTACATCACATCCACATAGCATCAAAGAGTGGTCACCTACAAGGAAGATACATTTTTGGTGTTCTCTTCATGGCCATCGGCGAGACAGACAAAGGAATCAAAATCATCAACGACCTCCCGGAAGAGAAAGGTATTTCGTTGGTTGAGGATTGA
- the LOC106387076 gene encoding F-box/kelch-repeat protein At4g38940-like, with product MAKEEHSSQTPSLITSLPQDAIVDIFARMSRFDYPTLSLVCKHFRSIVTSPEIFTRRALLGRTEHCLYVVLCLQNRTRIYILRKNKTNGDTSLVLIPSLPAMPMYLNFVAAGSRIYAFARKSDYEMMTLSIGCGSHSVQPFPSMPTHLNLIVAGIIEGRIYGVGCRFSSEEWERVMVVFDTKTQVWEPGMISVMKEGFMCGCVVMADKIYTRDYANTFVYDPKENKWEKDEMLNLHKWENACVVDDVLYYLDCNEKELRAYDGKQSCWQVVKGLEALLPETRRRKEWSQTVNYDGKLALFYPKENCEIWCAEILLETRKGGEIWGTVECCRHLVTSQSCFMKALDVVV from the coding sequence ATGGCAAAGGAGGAGCACTCCTCCCAAACACCGTCTCTGATTACGTCACTTCCCCAAGACGCCATCGTTGACATCTTTGCCCGTATGTCGAGATTCGACTATCCAACACTCTCCCTAGTTTGCAAGCACTTCCGGTCAATAGTAACGTCGCCAGAGATATTCACAAGACGAGCCTTGTTGGGACGCACGGAGCACTGTCTCTATGTTGTTCTATGTTTGCAGAACCGTACGCGTATTTATATTCTCCGCAAGAACAAAACCAACGGCGATACCTCTTTGGTCTTGATCCCGTCGCTTCCTGCTATGCCTATGTATCTAAACTTCGTAGCAGCGGGGTCGAGGATATACGCGTTTGCTCGGAAGAGCGATTACGAAATGATGACATTAAGCATTGGCTGTGGATCTCACAGCGTGCAACCCTTCCCTAGTATGCCTACACACCTGAATCTTATAGTGGCTGGCATCATAGAGGGGAGAATCTACGGAGTTGGATGTCGCTTTTCTTCGGAGGAGTGGGAGAGGGTGATGGTGGTGTTCGATACAAAAACACAAGTGTGGGAGCCTGGGATGATATCAGTAATGAAGGAGGGTTTTATGTGTGGTTGTGTGGTGATGGCTGACAAGATTTACACGAGGGATTATGCTAACACCTTTGTTTACGATCCAAAGGAGAATAAATGGGAAAAGGACGAGATGCTGAATCTACACAAGTGGGAAAATGCGTGTGTTGTTGATGACGTGTTGTACTACTTAGATTGTAATGAGAAAGAGTTAAGGGCGTATGATGGAAAGCAGAGTTGTTGGCAAGTGGTGAAAGGTTTGGAAGCATTGTTGCCCGAgacgagaagaagaaaagagtggTCACAGACTGTGAATTACGATGGGAAACTGGCTTTGTTTTATCCTAAAGAAAACTGTGAAATTTGGTGCGCGGAGATTTTGCTGGAAACACGTAAAGGAGGGGAGATTTGG